A single Gemmatimonadota bacterium DNA region contains:
- a CDS encoding VWA domain-containing protein, giving the protein MQIPPVQLVTPLALLLLLALPVWWIVRARKRPPAITFSRTSTLARGPHVGSAVERTLFILRNIVLAALVLALARPRGVGHSENVTSQGINIVLVIDLSSSMLAEDFQPSNRIAVAKATVKRFIAGRTSDRIGLVAFAAEALTQVPLTTDYPVVMQAVDNLQAGQLEDGTAIGTAIATAANRLRNAPGKSRVMILLTDGVNNRGDIDPLTAARAAAAYGVKIYSIGVGTEGMAPVPVGRGLYGLRYENQPVEIDEALLTRISSMTGGRYFRAVDATALQNIYSQIDTLERTPVQSTTYVRYSELFRWPLGLAVIALLIELGVAAVKAPLP; this is encoded by the coding sequence ATGCAGATACCACCAGTTCAGCTGGTCACGCCGCTCGCGCTGCTGCTGCTTCTTGCGCTCCCTGTCTGGTGGATCGTTCGCGCGCGCAAGCGTCCTCCCGCGATCACGTTCTCGCGTACTTCCACGCTCGCTCGCGGCCCGCATGTGGGGTCTGCAGTCGAGCGCACGCTGTTCATCCTCCGTAACATCGTCCTTGCGGCGCTCGTACTCGCGCTTGCTCGCCCGCGCGGGGTGGGTCATTCCGAGAATGTGACGAGCCAGGGAATCAACATTGTGCTGGTCATCGATCTTTCCAGCTCGATGCTCGCCGAGGATTTCCAGCCGTCGAACCGGATTGCTGTCGCGAAGGCGACGGTCAAGCGATTCATCGCGGGTCGCACCTCCGATCGTATCGGGCTCGTTGCCTTCGCAGCGGAGGCGCTCACTCAGGTCCCGCTCACAACCGATTATCCAGTGGTGATGCAGGCCGTGGATAATCTGCAGGCGGGACAGCTCGAAGATGGGACTGCGATCGGGACGGCGATCGCGACCGCTGCGAACAGATTGCGGAACGCGCCGGGAAAATCCCGCGTAATGATTCTCCTGACCGACGGTGTGAACAACCGTGGCGACATCGATCCGCTGACGGCTGCTCGCGCAGCTGCCGCATACGGCGTCAAGATCTACAGCATCGGGGTCGGCACCGAAGGGATGGCGCCGGTGCCAGTCGGTCGCGGACTGTACGGTCTGCGCTATGAGAATCAACCGGTCGAGATCGATGAGGCGTTGCTGACGCGCATCTCCAGCATGACGGGCGGACGCTACTTCCGCGCCGTCGATGCGACTGCGCTGCAGAACATCTATTCGCAGATCGACACGCTGGAGCGCACGCCGGTTCAATCCACCACTTACGTGCGCTACAGCGAGCTGTTTCGCTGGCCGCTCGGCCTCGCCGTGATTGCGTTGCTCATCGAGCTGGGCGTGGCGGCCGTGAAGGCGCCGCTGCCATGA
- a CDS encoding VWA domain-containing protein, which translates to MIRFLEWPWAVAFAVLLPVAGVIALIIGRRSRIRRLALLGTRTMLARLAPLGTRRGPWHNVRIVTSLVLLGAAVSGPRWGQESSVVSRSGADVVLALDASLSMTATDERPSRLAKMKQVVRQLRALSPDDRFAMLAFAGKSYILTPLTTDDGALALYLDNLDPTVVGEAGSSMSSALRQATVLLSLGKGNGNKAIVLMSDGEAFEPLSDVAAAAKRAKDAGIEVVTVGFGTPQGSTIPIVENGATTVKRDENGQVVVTQYHPEFLRTAADSADGVFVPAEAANKAEAVRSAIQRLKTEAHAVQTGRDLTPRFQWFVAPALLLLLLDALLGLRSRRRLASAAIIAAGTLAACSPNSRTELLAYNRGTTLLSHDSLAAAVPILDSVEARHGPMAFNATFNAGWAYLVTGRKLHGDTAAQPLDSALAHYRRALTLTPDDRDAKWNYELALRVHKASGGGGGGGGGGGGGGAQAPQPKPAGGGALGSQQADAVLNNAAREEQDVQGRKQQKNVPQPPPHGKDW; encoded by the coding sequence ATGATTCGTTTTCTGGAGTGGCCCTGGGCCGTTGCATTCGCGGTGCTGTTGCCAGTCGCGGGCGTGATCGCATTGATCATTGGACGCCGCTCTCGCATCCGTCGTCTCGCGCTGTTGGGCACCCGAACGATGCTTGCGCGACTTGCGCCACTTGGCACGCGTCGCGGCCCGTGGCATAACGTGCGCATCGTCACTTCGCTCGTCCTGCTCGGCGCCGCAGTGTCGGGGCCGCGTTGGGGACAGGAGAGCTCGGTCGTCAGCCGCAGCGGTGCAGACGTCGTTCTCGCGCTCGACGCGTCGCTGTCGATGACCGCGACTGACGAGCGTCCGTCGCGCCTCGCGAAGATGAAGCAAGTCGTGCGTCAGCTTCGCGCGTTGTCGCCGGACGATCGATTCGCGATGCTTGCATTTGCCGGCAAATCGTACATCCTCACGCCTCTGACGACCGACGACGGTGCACTTGCGCTGTACCTGGACAACCTCGATCCCACGGTTGTGGGCGAAGCGGGCAGCTCGATGTCGAGTGCGCTGCGCCAGGCTACCGTTCTGCTCAGTCTGGGCAAGGGGAACGGTAACAAGGCCATAGTGTTGATGAGCGATGGCGAGGCGTTCGAGCCGCTGTCGGATGTTGCGGCGGCTGCGAAGCGCGCGAAGGATGCCGGTATCGAGGTCGTGACCGTTGGATTTGGCACGCCGCAGGGTTCGACCATACCCATTGTCGAGAACGGCGCCACAACGGTGAAGCGCGATGAGAACGGGCAGGTAGTGGTGACACAATATCATCCCGAATTTCTGCGTACCGCTGCTGATTCAGCCGATGGAGTGTTCGTGCCAGCCGAGGCCGCGAACAAGGCCGAGGCGGTGAGGTCGGCGATCCAGCGGCTCAAGACCGAGGCGCATGCAGTTCAGACGGGACGCGATCTCACACCACGTTTCCAGTGGTTCGTCGCACCAGCGTTGCTGCTCCTGTTGCTGGACGCATTGCTGGGGCTCCGATCGAGACGGCGTCTTGCCAGCGCGGCGATCATCGCTGCGGGAACGCTTGCGGCGTGTTCACCCAATTCCAGGACCGAGCTCCTGGCATACAATCGCGGTACCACGCTGCTTTCGCACGATTCGCTTGCTGCCGCCGTGCCAATTCTCGATTCTGTCGAGGCGCGACATGGCCCGATGGCCTTCAACGCGACGTTCAACGCTGGCTGGGCGTATCTTGTTACGGGAAGGAAGCTGCACGGCGACACGGCCGCTCAGCCACTGGACAGCGCTCTTGCGCATTACCGACGGGCGCTGACTCTGACGCCCGACGATCGCGATGCCAAATGGAACTACGAGCTCGCGCTCCGCGTTCACAAGGCGTCCGGCGGTGGGGGCGGCGGAGGAGGAGGGGGCGGAGGCGGAGGTGCGCAAGCGCCGCAACCGAAGCCAGCCGGAGGTGGTGCTCTGGGATCGCAGCAGGCCGACGCCGTTTTGAACAATGCCGCACGCGAGGAGCAGGACGTGCAGGGACGCAAACAGCAGAAGAACGTGCCGCAACCGCCGCCGCACGGGAAGGACTGGTGA
- a CDS encoding BatD family protein translates to MIVALLLFAQVGVVQFQTQVSPDTVYAGQQVNYDAVTLVDDVARRRLRANPVFTPADVAGVTIYDFPFDTSSISTVTVDGAPYRRYAYHRALFPLLPGTYTVPAATLQYRLPDGDDYFSPPRTYSTMSAPQSFTAVALPTSGKPVGFIGAVGEFRDTLRTDGSSLRVGDPFTVTMRLSGVGNLRLLARPALEIDWATTVPGEERVYWDSAGTVVRGAKEFDWIVTPKIPGEMVLPEVRYDFFNPTSRRYEFATTPSLRVMVAAATGPVADTTTVPRDTIGDTPFPALARLARSNALVIAIAATAIAVILFGILLLSRRRRGDQDDEE, encoded by the coding sequence GTGATCGTCGCACTGCTGCTCTTCGCACAGGTCGGCGTCGTTCAGTTCCAGACGCAGGTCTCGCCGGATACGGTGTACGCGGGACAGCAGGTGAACTACGACGCAGTCACGCTAGTGGACGACGTCGCGCGCCGGCGGCTGCGCGCCAACCCCGTCTTCACGCCAGCCGACGTCGCCGGTGTGACGATATATGACTTCCCGTTCGACACGAGCTCCATATCGACGGTTACGGTGGACGGCGCGCCGTACCGGCGTTACGCATATCACCGCGCGCTGTTCCCGCTCCTGCCCGGTACGTACACGGTGCCGGCCGCGACGCTGCAATACCGGCTTCCGGATGGAGACGACTACTTCAGTCCGCCGCGCACATATTCGACGATGTCGGCTCCGCAGTCGTTCACGGCCGTCGCATTGCCGACGTCAGGCAAGCCTGTTGGCTTCATAGGGGCGGTAGGAGAATTTCGGGACACGCTCCGCACGGACGGGTCCAGCTTGCGGGTCGGTGATCCCTTTACCGTGACGATGCGGTTATCGGGCGTCGGAAATCTGCGATTGCTTGCCCGTCCCGCGCTCGAAATCGACTGGGCAACCACGGTTCCCGGTGAGGAGCGTGTTTACTGGGATTCCGCCGGCACAGTGGTGCGCGGCGCGAAGGAGTTCGACTGGATCGTAACGCCGAAGATCCCCGGCGAGATGGTGTTGCCGGAGGTGCGGTATGATTTCTTCAATCCCACGTCGCGCCGCTACGAATTCGCAACGACGCCGTCGCTGCGCGTCATGGTCGCCGCCGCAACAGGTCCCGTGGCCGACACGACTACAGTTCCGCGGGACACGATCGGTGACACGCCATTTCCAGCCCTCGCAAGACTCGCGCGATCAAACGCGCTCGTGATCGCGATCGCCGCAACCGCCATTGCCGTGATTCTCTTTGGCATCCTGCTCCTGAGCCGGCGACGCCGCGGCGATCAGGACGACGAAGAGTGA
- the mutL gene encoding DNA mismatch repair endonuclease MutL gives MPVISVLPSAVADQIAAGEVVERPASVVKELVENSLDAGAKSVEITVQEGGRALIRISDDGAGMDADDAVLSLARHGTSKIRTSADLTGVRTFGFRGEALPAICSVSRMEIETALHDGSGTRLEAAGGAPPTVTPTQRRRGTTVTVTDLFYNSPARAKFLRGSRSEWRAISEIVMTLALTRRDIRFDLVHDGRRSLTAPPASSLRVRLGALWGVQYADGLLDVDDVAGPIHVSGLVERPANVGTATRRVFLSVNGRSIRDAGIVRGAEAAYRSTIPAGTRPALYLEVAVPADSVDVNVHPAKAEIRFQDRWTVERAVERAVRRALGTFDSSAAMGRSFFGGIAPPNAHVQVIESQILAPQADDTPLFHAASSSIDAADVKDYETVARDIAGNAGTREDDNIPPLTQLRRTYIMFEHEDGVVLIDQHSAHERVLYEEFMRAIETGSADSQRLLLPFTLTLSAAELEAFDLNREYFDKLGFEIEPFGGNALIVHAVPLPHPRFDAERCLRDTLASLTGDRTPSAHGRHERLVATIACKAAVKGGDLLSGAEMRALFIALRDTNLPAHDVHGRSTIVQLAWSEVDRRFGRS, from the coding sequence GTGCCAGTAATCAGCGTTCTTCCCAGCGCGGTAGCGGACCAGATTGCGGCCGGAGAAGTCGTCGAGCGCCCGGCGTCGGTCGTCAAGGAACTGGTCGAGAATTCGCTCGATGCGGGGGCAAAGTCGGTGGAGATCACCGTGCAGGAAGGCGGCCGCGCCCTGATTCGCATAAGCGACGACGGGGCGGGAATGGATGCTGACGACGCGGTCCTCTCGCTCGCTCGGCATGGGACGTCCAAGATTCGCACATCGGCGGATCTCACCGGCGTGCGCACGTTTGGATTTCGCGGCGAAGCACTGCCGGCGATCTGCTCTGTCTCGCGTATGGAAATCGAGACTGCGCTGCACGACGGAAGCGGCACGCGCCTCGAAGCAGCGGGTGGTGCACCCCCGACCGTGACTCCCACGCAACGGCGGCGCGGCACGACTGTCACCGTTACCGATCTGTTCTACAACTCTCCGGCACGCGCAAAATTCCTGCGGGGAAGTCGCTCCGAGTGGCGCGCGATATCGGAAATCGTCATGACGCTCGCTCTCACGCGTCGCGACATTCGTTTCGACCTGGTGCACGACGGACGGCGCTCTCTCACTGCGCCTCCGGCTTCTTCATTACGCGTGCGGCTCGGCGCACTCTGGGGTGTTCAGTACGCAGACGGCTTGCTGGACGTGGATGATGTAGCGGGTCCGATTCACGTGTCCGGCCTTGTCGAGCGTCCGGCAAATGTCGGAACGGCTACGCGACGTGTATTCCTATCGGTCAACGGCCGCTCCATCCGGGACGCTGGAATTGTGCGCGGCGCCGAGGCTGCGTACAGGTCGACGATCCCAGCTGGAACCAGACCGGCACTGTACCTGGAAGTCGCCGTGCCCGCCGACTCAGTCGACGTAAACGTCCATCCCGCCAAGGCCGAGATTCGATTTCAGGATCGCTGGACGGTCGAGCGCGCTGTCGAGCGTGCGGTGCGACGCGCGCTTGGTACGTTCGATAGCTCCGCGGCAATGGGACGATCTTTCTTCGGCGGAATTGCGCCGCCGAATGCGCACGTTCAAGTAATCGAAAGCCAGATTCTCGCGCCACAGGCGGATGACACGCCGCTTTTCCATGCCGCCAGTTCATCGATCGATGCGGCTGATGTCAAGGATTACGAAACGGTAGCGCGCGACATCGCCGGCAATGCCGGCACACGCGAAGATGACAACATTCCACCGCTCACACAGCTGCGTCGTACGTACATCATGTTCGAGCACGAGGACGGCGTCGTGCTCATCGACCAGCATTCCGCTCATGAACGCGTCCTGTACGAAGAGTTCATGCGTGCGATCGAGACGGGCTCTGCGGATTCGCAGCGACTGCTCCTGCCCTTTACCCTGACGTTATCCGCCGCGGAGCTCGAAGCGTTCGATCTCAATCGTGAATACTTCGACAAGCTCGGCTTCGAGATCGAGCCGTTCGGCGGGAACGCGCTGATCGTACATGCGGTGCCTCTGCCGCATCCGCGCTTCGACGCCGAGCGCTGCCTTCGTGATACTCTTGCGTCCCTGACTGGCGACCGCACGCCGTCGGCGCACGGCCGCCATGAGAGACTGGTTGCGACCATCGCGTGCAAGGCGGCAGTGAAGGGCGGTGATCTGCTCTCGGGGGCAGAGATGCGCGCCCTGTTCATCGCGCTTCGCGATACGAACCTCCCCGCGCATGACGTTCACGGCCGCTCCACGATCGTTCAGCTGGCGTGGAGCGAAGTAGACAGGCGTTTTGGCCGATCGTAG
- a CDS encoding tRNA (adenosine(37)-N6)-dimethylallyltransferase MiaA, with product MIVGPTAAGKSMRAMEAAARGDIAIISADSRQIYRKFDIGTAKPTPEELSSVVHFGVNVVEPTEHYSAYQWARDAARWIGEAERMGKVPIIVGGTGFYVKSLFDPPYDEPPVEDLDLVPEYEVVDPGPDLRNHIETRVDQMLENGWLDEVASLMQSVPADAIAWKASGYRVMRRHLEGEYSLAEARERAIIETRQYAKRQRTWFRHQLP from the coding sequence GTGATCGTCGGCCCAACGGCTGCGGGGAAGTCCATGCGCGCCATGGAAGCCGCGGCACGCGGGGATATCGCCATAATCTCGGCGGATAGCCGGCAGATTTACCGAAAGTTTGATATCGGTACCGCCAAACCGACTCCTGAAGAGCTCTCCAGCGTCGTACATTTCGGTGTGAACGTCGTCGAGCCGACCGAGCATTATAGCGCGTACCAGTGGGCGCGCGACGCCGCGCGCTGGATCGGCGAGGCGGAGCGCATGGGAAAGGTGCCCATCATCGTTGGAGGAACGGGGTTCTACGTGAAGTCCCTGTTCGATCCACCGTACGACGAGCCGCCAGTAGAGGATCTCGACCTCGTTCCCGAATACGAAGTAGTAGATCCCGGCCCCGATCTCAGGAATCACATCGAGACACGCGTGGATCAAATGCTGGAGAATGGCTGGCTGGACGAAGTCGCATCGCTCATGCAGAGCGTGCCGGCCGACGCGATAGCGTGGAAGGCATCGGGTTACCGCGTGATGCGGCGGCATCTCGAAGGCGAGTATTCGCTTGCGGAAGCACGCGAGCGCGCGATCATCGAGACACGTCAGTACGCGAAACGGCAGCGAACCTGGTTCAGGCACCAACTACCATGA
- the bshA gene encoding N-acetyl-alpha-D-glucosaminyl L-malate synthase BshA: MKIGITCYPTYGGSGAVATELGIALAARGHEVHFISYRQPFRLPSFLPRVFFHEVQVGAYPLFEYPPYDLALAVQMHEVVKMHGVEVLHCHYAIPHATSAWIAREMLRAEHSDVAVVTTLHGTDITLVGQDPSFHAITKFSIEKSDRITAVSDYLRDETFNAFDCTGCRVAVIPNFVDPAVYDRSLYSRSELLPFAGDRKVLMHISNFRAVKRVRDIVRIFAKVAAKTPSVLVMVGDGPERPAAEEEVRTLGVGDSVFFLGKIETVAPLLASADVFLLPTSSESFGLSALEAMASGVPVVGSDSGGLPEVVTNGVTGLLYPVGDVDSMAAGVLSIVTNPRRQADMGAAGADDARKRFALDTVVSQYEDLYRSALKLPSDAH, encoded by the coding sequence ATGAAGATCGGCATCACGTGTTATCCCACCTACGGTGGATCCGGCGCGGTCGCGACCGAGCTCGGGATCGCGCTCGCGGCGCGCGGTCATGAAGTTCACTTCATCAGCTACCGCCAGCCATTCCGGCTTCCGTCATTTCTTCCGCGCGTATTCTTTCACGAAGTCCAGGTGGGTGCGTACCCGCTCTTCGAGTACCCGCCGTACGATCTCGCGTTGGCGGTACAGATGCACGAAGTCGTGAAGATGCACGGCGTCGAGGTACTGCACTGTCATTACGCGATCCCGCATGCGACGAGTGCCTGGATCGCGCGTGAGATGTTGCGAGCCGAGCACTCGGACGTTGCGGTCGTCACGACGTTGCACGGGACAGACATTACGCTGGTGGGCCAGGACCCGTCATTCCACGCGATAACGAAATTCTCGATCGAGAAATCGGATCGCATAACGGCGGTGTCCGACTATCTGCGCGACGAGACGTTCAACGCGTTCGACTGCACCGGCTGTCGCGTCGCCGTAATTCCCAATTTCGTCGACCCTGCCGTTTACGATCGGTCCCTGTACAGCAGATCGGAGCTGCTCCCTTTCGCTGGCGACCGCAAGGTGTTGATGCACATCTCCAACTTCCGCGCTGTAAAGCGAGTACGCGACATCGTGCGCATCTTCGCGAAGGTTGCTGCGAAGACGCCGAGCGTGCTCGTAATGGTGGGTGATGGTCCCGAGCGTCCTGCCGCTGAAGAGGAAGTGCGAACGCTCGGTGTCGGTGATTCCGTATTCTTCCTGGGCAAGATCGAGACGGTCGCGCCATTGCTCGCCAGCGCCGACGTTTTTCTGTTGCCCACCTCGAGCGAGTCATTCGGCTTGAGTGCGCTCGAGGCGATGGCATCGGGCGTTCCGGTGGTCGGCAGCGATTCCGGCGGACTGCCGGAGGTCGTAACGAACGGCGTTACCGGCCTGCTGTATCCCGTTGGGGACGTAGATTCGATGGCGGCGGGCGTGCTGTCGATCGTCACGAATCCACGCCGTCAGGCGGACATGGGCGCGGCCGGTGCCGACGATGCGCGCAAGCGGTTCGCGCTCGACACCGTAGTTTCGCAGTACGAAGACCTGTATCGCAGCGCGCTCAAACTACCTTCCGACGCTCACTAA
- the uppP gene encoding undecaprenyl-diphosphatase UppP encodes MPTIFQALVLGLLQGLAEFLPISSSAHLALAPWLFNWPDPGLSFDVSLHFGTLIAVIWYFAGEWMSLLRAAGQIIHTRKIVTVEQKRAAFLVAATIPGGIFGLLLEKKAETAFRNPALIATALIVLGILLWLADRFARSDRPITHMTWKDAILIGCAQVFALIPGVSRSGSTITAGRALGLDRNGAAAFSFLLSMPIIAAAVVLKVPHVIREGGMSLPLLVGVAASAISGWLAISVLLRYVSRHSYGAFALYRVLLGAAVLAIYFARGG; translated from the coding sequence ATGCCCACAATCTTCCAAGCGCTCGTTCTCGGCCTTCTTCAGGGATTGGCCGAGTTTCTCCCGATCAGCAGCTCGGCACACTTGGCACTCGCACCGTGGCTCTTCAACTGGCCCGACCCCGGGCTGTCCTTCGACGTCTCACTTCACTTCGGAACGCTGATTGCCGTAATCTGGTACTTCGCTGGGGAGTGGATGTCACTATTGCGCGCCGCCGGCCAGATCATTCACACGCGGAAGATCGTGACCGTCGAGCAGAAACGTGCTGCGTTTCTGGTTGCCGCGACGATTCCGGGCGGAATATTCGGTTTGCTTCTGGAGAAGAAAGCGGAAACCGCGTTCCGAAATCCGGCGCTCATCGCCACCGCGCTGATAGTACTTGGAATCCTGCTGTGGCTCGCCGATCGGTTCGCTCGTTCCGATAGACCGATAACGCACATGACCTGGAAGGACGCGATCCTTATTGGTTGCGCGCAGGTCTTCGCACTCATTCCGGGCGTGTCGCGCTCTGGTTCGACGATCACCGCGGGTCGTGCTCTGGGTCTGGATAGAAACGGCGCCGCGGCGTTCAGCTTTCTGCTTAGCATGCCAATCATCGCTGCCGCCGTGGTACTCAAGGTGCCGCACGTGATTCGAGAAGGGGGAATGAGCCTGCCGCTTCTCGTTGGCGTCGCCGCATCGGCGATCAGTGGCTGGCTCGCGATCTCGGTATTGCTCAGGTACGTGAGCCGGCATTCCTACGGAGCGTTCGCGCTGTACCGCGTGCTGCTCGGCGCCGCAGTGCTCGCGATCTACTTCGCGCGTGGTGGCTGA
- a CDS encoding biotin--[acetyl-CoA-carboxylase] ligase translates to MADARRALRYDGLSAADLAERAKVPRVELFDVVGSTMDEAHALASDGAQAGTVILADSQSSGRGRNGKRWSSPPRGVWMTLIERPPDPSALDVLSLRIGLAAARALDTFAAEPVRVKWPNDLYVESAKLAGVLVEARWRGDRLDWVAIGLGVNMDQPPDQAAAVLEPGTSRADVICALLPELRGSAAMSGPLTQDEMDEYAARDLARGRVCTEPVRGRVVGIAPTGELLVELADSVARVRTGSLVLQSSNESD, encoded by the coding sequence GTGGCTGACGCTCGCCGGGCGCTCCGGTATGACGGTCTCTCAGCGGCCGACCTTGCGGAGCGTGCGAAAGTGCCTCGCGTCGAATTGTTCGATGTGGTGGGTTCCACGATGGACGAAGCCCATGCACTCGCATCCGACGGAGCGCAGGCTGGCACGGTCATACTGGCGGATTCGCAGTCATCCGGGCGGGGAAGAAACGGCAAGCGCTGGTCATCACCACCCCGAGGCGTGTGGATGACGCTCATCGAGCGTCCGCCCGATCCATCCGCGCTCGATGTTCTGTCACTACGCATCGGACTTGCTGCGGCGCGCGCCCTCGATACGTTTGCCGCGGAGCCTGTTCGCGTGAAGTGGCCCAACGACCTTTACGTCGAGAGCGCCAAGCTTGCGGGAGTTCTGGTAGAGGCGCGGTGGCGCGGCGATCGGCTCGACTGGGTGGCCATCGGACTCGGCGTCAACATGGATCAGCCACCCGATCAGGCGGCCGCCGTCCTCGAACCCGGAACTTCACGCGCCGACGTGATCTGCGCGCTGCTCCCGGAGTTGCGCGGATCGGCGGCGATGTCGGGACCTCTCACGCAGGACGAGATGGACGAGTACGCTGCCCGCGATCTTGCGCGCGGACGTGTGTGCACGGAACCCGTGCGCGGTCGCGTAGTTGGAATTGCGCCGACCGGCGAGCTGCTGGTGGAGCTTGCGGATTCCGTCGCGCGCGTACGAACCGGATCACTTGTGCTCCAGTCATCGAACGAATCGGATTAA
- a CDS encoding type III pantothenate kinase: MLLTIDIGNTETTAGLFDRDVLRAHWRLTTTVARTADEVRVLMSQLVAAEGISAASVTGVALCSVVPTITQTVVNACDLAFGVTPVVIDSRSRLPITLDVDEPSTVGADRVVNTLAASQIYKRDCIIVDMGTATTYDCVSASGSFFGGIIQPGVQTSALMLFSRTAMLPSTALATPAHAIGTNTADCIRAGVVFGAADSIDGLIGRIKAEWPHPDTPYVVATGGLADTFRSFCTGFNEVDPYLTLQGLRLAFAIVSND; this comes from the coding sequence ATGCTTCTAACGATAGATATCGGTAACACCGAGACAACAGCCGGCCTGTTCGACCGAGACGTGCTGCGCGCGCACTGGCGGCTCACGACAACCGTGGCGCGCACCGCCGACGAGGTGCGAGTGCTAATGTCGCAGCTCGTGGCTGCGGAAGGTATCTCCGCTGCAAGCGTCACGGGTGTCGCGTTGTGCTCCGTCGTTCCCACGATAACGCAAACCGTCGTCAACGCATGCGATCTCGCGTTTGGTGTTACTCCCGTGGTGATCGACTCACGCTCGCGGCTTCCCATCACGCTCGACGTCGACGAACCTTCCACGGTGGGTGCCGACCGCGTGGTGAATACGCTGGCGGCGAGCCAGATCTACAAACGGGATTGCATCATCGTGGACATGGGGACGGCGACCACGTACGACTGCGTAAGTGCGAGCGGGTCGTTCTTCGGCGGCATCATTCAGCCCGGCGTTCAGACTTCCGCGTTGATGCTCTTCTCCAGGACCGCGATGTTGCCAAGCACGGCGCTTGCCACGCCGGCCCACGCGATCGGGACGAATACGGCCGACTGCATCCGCGCCGGCGTGGTGTTCGGAGCCGCGGACTCGATAGATGGGCTGATAGGGCGCATCAAGGCGGAGTGGCCCCATCCGGATACGCCTTACGTCGTGGCTACTGGCGGCCTGGCGGACACCTTCCGGTCATTCTGCACCGGCTTCAACGAAGTCGACCCCTACCTCACGCTTCAGGGACTCCGACTGGCATTCGCCATCGTTTCGAACGACTGA
- a CDS encoding co-chaperone GroES has protein sequence MADKTATTVKPLADRVVIKALEETEQMRGGLFIPDTAKEKPQQGEIIAVGPGRYEDGKLVPMSLKVGDKVLYGKYSGTEVTLSGDQVLILRETDVLAVIG, from the coding sequence ATGGCAGACAAGACCGCCACCACCGTGAAGCCGCTCGCGGATCGCGTGGTTATCAAGGCACTCGAAGAGACCGAGCAGATGCGCGGTGGGCTCTTCATCCCCGACACGGCCAAGGAAAAGCCGCAGCAGGGTGAGATCATCGCGGTCGGCCCAGGCCGCTACGAAGATGGCAAGCTCGTTCCGATGTCGCTCAAGGTTGGCGACAAGGTCCTCTACGGCAAGTACAGCGGCACCGAAGTGACGCTCAGCGGCGACCAGGTTCTCATCCTCCGCGAGACGGATGTGCTCGCGGTGATCGGCTAA